The sequence ttattgtttgttgttgttggtggagATTGACTGTTTATAATGACAGCTAATGGTGATGGTGAGGACAGTTATAACCGTGAGGCCCAAACATGAAGGTTGAAAACAGGCCGTCTGTGGACCGCTAAATAAATCACAAGAGGCCCTAGGCTGGGATTATATTTAttgacttatttatttttcgcgACCATCTGCCGACCGTGTGGTTTGACTTGCCATCATGAGGCTCAAAGAGGCTAATTGGATCTAAGCAAACATGTATGACTATGTTGGACAACACAGGGGTCACAGAGGTCACCGCAGGAACCTCGAGGGAATCGTAAAGGGTCACGGTCAGGACAACTGTAGTGTAAACACCCACGCTAATGCATCCATAGCCACTGAGGATATTTATCAAGTGTTTCTTAACTCTACAATTACAGCAAGACAAAATGATCCATAAACAACATAatttacattaaaataaaaatgtatataatgGAGCACTTTAATTCAATAGAATAAATAGAGTTAGATTAAAAAAGAGTAAGCCTGTGGTATACCTTCGGGTTAAATAGTGTCATGCAAATGCtggcataaaataaataatattaggCTAATTAGTagtaaacaaaaaaactaaTTTAGGACGGATGACGTGTTGTGTTCGGTGTACGACAGCGCCATCTTCTGGACTCTGGAGGATACAGGCCGCTGCAGGGTAGACGCAATACAATTATGAATCAATTATCTGGATTTGTGTGGACTATGTACGCACATTCAGTGATGCTCGAACCGCCACCAAGTTCATATGTGATTGATTTCACGGCTGTCCTGCCCCACTAACCAAATTGTGTTCTTATTAGTAAAACAAAAAGAGACACTTGATTGATCACTTTTCAATGTTTCCGCTTAAAAGGTTTAGGGTTATTTTCTAAATCGAACTAAATGATAGAACTAAACGAACTAAACGAACTAAATTGCCGTATTCCTTTCCCTGTTTGATGtaattttaatgaaaaaaaaaaaaaaacatcatataGTAGTGCACTCGCTACAGGGACTTTAATTGTGAAAGACTCAACCCGGAAGTTCTTCGGCAGCTCATTTATCGTCCTGTAGTTCCGAAAATGGCGTGTTCATTACCCATTAGGATCTCAATATGTTGTAGTGTTGTACTGTTAATATGCACACATCTAGCGAGCGCTAACAACGGCAGAAAGGTACGTTGTCGTGTTTCCCCTAGCGATTATATGTGAAGTTAAAGATGCTAATGATGCTAATCACAAAGAAGCTGCACCTGTCAACCACTGGTTAGCCTGAGGAGCTAAAATGCTAACGTCAATGGCTGACCTGCTAACGGGGGTCTGCTCGTCTTTATCCTCAGGTCGGAGATGCTGTGGACACTGAGTTCAGTGGGTTCTCCGTGCCTCTGGAGCACTCGTTTGAAGTCGGTGAGTTCAGTTCGTCCTCTGGTCCAGACGGAAACGAGCAGCACTATAGAGACAGACAATATCTCAGCAAAACCTCCGTTTCTATAGACTGTCAATTACCGAATAGGGAAGCATCGTTATGCATAGATCGCTATCGGACATgcatatagatgtgtgtgtgtgtgtgtgtgtgtgtgtgtgtgtgtgtgtgtgtgtgtgtgtgtgtgtgtgtgtcaatttcagtATAAGGAAGCATCGTTATGCATAAATCGTGTGTTTTTGACgacgtgtttatgtgtgtcttccTTAGACCGGACCACAGTGTCAACATCTTGATGCATGTCTGTACACTCTTGCCCTAAAtgtgttgtgtttctctgtATTTCCACAGATGATCTGGCGACGTTTCGGGTGCGCGGGGCCCTGATACTCAAACCTGGGAGGGAGCCGGCCGTGTCACTGTCTCAGAACCAGCTGTCAGAGGAGGACAGGACTAAACTCAAGGTGAGGCCCCGTTGTGAGGGGTTTATAAAATGTCAGTAACTCAGGGTGCCGGTTAATTATACAACATCattagactgggtagccccgcccattctgctgccgatttgagttcgccctgcacaagggtctggagaagagcattacatttctttctgcttccatacgtttttgcgggagccaatcaccaagctggatTTTCCCcgtggcgcgctattggctggtttaacacaatgacgataGGTTAGCGAAGggaagcagccaatcgcgtaccgAGTCATTTGAActggcccgttgatcacgcctcttgtgctgaagaaaatgacagcagcttccccagaccaacgtgcaatctacgattgatcttggtctggcaatagacAGACTACAACATCATGTCTGATGTGCGTTTTAGTGCAAGTGCACTCAGACCATAGAGCACTCGGACCATAGgtattttttttaccttgtcaagcatttcaaagttctcagttacaaagtgtttttgagagagacatgctgaataaatacatcttcTTTTCAAACTCAacaaataatcgtttgaataatcgtgatttccatatcgaccaaaataatcgtgactaTGATTTtctccataatcgagcagccctactgtGTGTTAACCTGTTGTACCGTGTGCTGATGTGCTCCCTGCAGGAGGTGGCGGCAGTGGACGGCCTGTACAGAATCAGAGTGCCCCGCGTGTCTCTGCAGACGGACAGGATGTCGGAGAGGCCGATGGAGGGGCACCTCTCTGCCTTCGTCAGAGCAGTACGTTCCTCTCTCTGCAGaaaccacaacacaaacaacatactTCGTCAATAGTATTATATTTGGTTTGGCAGAATCTGCCTGATATGGCACTGGTACTTTATATCTAAAGTACTTGTATTTGATTCCTGGCTAATGACGGAGGGACTGAAGCCTTACGAGAGCCAGCCTTTGTTTTCCAAGACAAGGTCTGGGATTTATATCCTGGCTGGTTTCTCTCAGAccgaactacaaccaaaatatAACCTGTTATCCATTCTAATTAAGGTAGAATGAATATAGCCTATGAAAAGATATCAGATCGTCTGTCTTAATCATACGGCTGTTAATCTAACGAGACAACACAACTGATCAGACAGCGTGGATCTGAGGACCAGACAGTGGCAGTGTGACAGTTTCAAGTCCACAGACCCCTACGACAAGCCTCAGTGCACTGTGAAAGCTGTATTCAGAAGATTCTTTCACCCAAAGTTATTCATAGATCGGATCAGTTGAGTCCAAAATTAGCCTCCAAACTCAATACGATCAATTAAATTCCCGGGCCCTGTTAAAAAAGACGTCCGTTCATAACGCCTcccctgcccccggccccctctCCAGTGTGCCATGGTGGAGTCCCACCTCAGCGACGTCATCACCCTCACCACCGACGTGTCGGGCTACCTCATCGGGGTGTCCATCGTGACGCTGCCCGGGGCGTGCCGGGGCAGCGAGGTTGAGGACGAGGTGGACCTGGAGGCCTTCAACACCACCCTGAGCGTCAGCGCGCCCGTCAGCGCGGCCGGGTCAGTCTGACACGCAAGGAGTTCAGGGGTTTATCCCCACTTGATTGGCCGATCATTTTGAATATAGCTCTCTATTGCAAGACCctcgctctgtctgtgtgtctatatttAAATGGATAATTTTCTTAAAGGCACAGGCTCTGTGTGTGCCAGAACATAACATCTCTATTGGAGGATTCCGATTGACATCGAAAGCTGCTATGCATCATCGGATATAGCATGGATATTAGTGCcaatttgttgtacatttgaTTTTACAGAACATTATTGGGAATGAGTAGAGCACTATATTGGGACCCAGAAACGGTACACTCGTATTACATAACAAATGGAGACACCCTAAATGGGGCACAAGTGGacgaccaatcagaacacagCCTGAGTATTgctttgtctctctcacaccaTCCTTTTTCCCCAGACCTGAGACGGCTCTGTTTATCGAACGCCTGAACATGGAAATCGAGAAGAAGGGAAAGAATCCACAGGAGCAGAAATCTTTCTTTGCTAAATACGTAAGTGGGCCCAACTGCAAACACCActacatttgaactgtctctttgttttccccccacccctcctctccctcttccctccagaTTGGCTCCTCTGACTGTACGGGGACGATAACACAAGCGTTTATGCATTCATCTGACCTTATGCATCGGCTGCATAATGCCATGTAATGATTTGGCACCAGAGCACGTTCCTCAGACCTCTGGGGTATTAACGCGGCCCACGCAGGCGAGAGGCGGGCCGTTCTAGAAGGACAAGGGCAGCCTTGCAATCTGAAAGCCTTTTTACGAGCATTTTAAGAATGGCGCATAATTATTTCTGAGATATACGGTGCATATTTTTAAACGTTGGTCCGACTTTTGTCCCCACTGTGGGATTCAAGTAGATCATGTTGATACTGTCAACACAACATTATGCAGAATGAAGGGCCTGCTTTCTATTCAGGCTCAAGTATACTCTGAAGACAAGTCAGCACGATAGCACAAGGCCGGTGAACCATCGCCAAAGAGCTGTCATTTTCAGTGTACTTGTGGTGGTGTTTCATGGGCAACTTAAATGGAATGACCTGGACTGGAGTTCGCCTGAACTATCGCTAAGAATTCTGGCAATCGTTGTGAGTAGAGTTAGAATACAGAGTAAATAGAGGCCAGTAAcccttccccccttccccagTAACTGGAcaccagtacccccccccccccccccccccccgcgccccaaAAGGACATGCAATCATTGGTGACTGGTCGTACAAATGAGACTAGATTAAAAGATGATGACTGCTGGCGGAGGAGCTCAAATCTGGATAAACCGGGCAGCCCACTTTATTTACCCTAATTTGATTCCAACATCTTGTTGCTGGAGATGGGGCTCTTTAAGCGAGACCTCACACAACCTCGGCCAGCAGAAGGAAACTGAAGTGTCTGTGAAGGATTCAAATCAACACAAACGGCCACTGTATAAATACTTACTACACCGAAACACTTAATACACTTAATATAAACCGGAATCTAGGCAGTGTTCTGGTTTCTGGTGCAGCTCTGTGCGGTCTCCTCCCAGAAGTACCGCTGGGTCCCAGACCAGTGGTGACTCACTTGCATGCGCTGGTAGGCAAAGTGCACCAAAGCACACCTTGGTGTCACCTCTTCGCCCAATGCTCCGGCGACGCTTTGTTTTAGTCCCGGCGCCTCCCCTGCAGTCCAAACAGAGCAGAGTTCCTGCTGGTCGGCTGTGAGTAGACCCAGggtctctgtctgcctcctcGGCCCGGAGCGTGGATGCACTGCAGCTCTCCCCTCCACAGTCACACAGACCCTGCTCAACACATTTCTTAGAAATCCAGGCGGCCGAGTCACACAACTGCTGTATAAATGTGATGTTTTCTGTTTAGTTATCTTCGAGCGCACAATTTCAttctaacccaaaaaaaaatgtAGAATAGGTTATTTGATTTGACGagataattttttttgcatAACTTTTTTCTCTGAGGAGGGATTGTGTGGCTTCTACCAACCTGTGTCTGCTCTGTGATGTGCACTGTGCTGTCTGACGACTGTGTGCGGCGCTGCCTCCTGCTGCCGTGTGTGCTGACTTGCTGCTACCCTGCTGTGTTCCAGTGGTATTTGATTCTGGGAGGTGCTATCTTCCTCATGGTGTCCAGTTCGGCACAGCCCCCAGCAGGGGGGGCCGGAGAGCAGAGCTGATTTCCCACTCAAGTACTGTTCAGACTTTTGGCACTTCAAGCTACACACTCTGGCCTGTGttttgtctctcttcctccttcagcGAGTTGTGTGTCTTTAACCTCTGGGCGATGTGGCTAACTGGAGCTCGCCCTCTAACATACCACTCATCACTCACCCTGTtcctccccccccgtctcctTCCACGGTCAAAGTCAAACATCCTCAGTGGGATTCTGGTTTTATTACCGGAATACCAAAGAACTGGTAATACGGAATCTGACCAGGTGTATATCTTGCTAAAGGTAATCACTGGATTGCTTTAAGTttgtttcttttaaatattaagaAGCATTATCAAAATTGCACTAATAAACAATTGTCATGCAGGATGTTTGCACGGTTTGGGCATTTGACCGTGGGAGATTTGGATGTTCTCCATCACGTTCAACCGTCTCTCCATCACCTCTAACACTTTTTCCTCCTGTTGTCGCAAAAATAAATGGCTAGGACATAATCCGGGATAAGGGAGTCAATTGTTGAAAGGTGGAATCTGAAGTAGTTTGACACTAGGGTTCAGTAACGGCAGTTAATTGGCTGAACATTGATTCCAGGAAATGATAAATGTGTAAAACAAACCACCtgagatttttatattttactttgcttctttctttctttctccagtGGATGTACATAGTGCCTCTCGTTCTCTTCCTAATGATGTCGGGCGCCCAAGATCAatctgggggaggagccagtgGTGGCGCAGCCAATGGGGGTGGTCgatgatttttctttttctttttagttgACGATAGTTGTTCAGGACGAAAGTTTTAATGGAGAAGTTTCTAACTGCTGTACATAATGCTATTTAAACATTTCTCGTACAATTACAACACGCTGTAATGTCCGAACAGATTGTCCGCATAACCTGTTGTCATTTGCTGATGTTTTTATTCTAATAAGTAAAAAGTATTTATTAATTCCCGGTAGATACGTTTAAGACTGACTGCCCCCATTTAGTCTTTTAACACGGCGCCGTTTAGCATTATCAACTTATCCtaacaagtgtgtttgtgtgtgaatgaaatTTAAATTGCAATAAATGTCCCAAGTTAgcgtcccgtgtgtgtgtgtgtttgtgtgtgtgtgtgtgtttgtttgaggctCCCCCACGGCTCCAGGCAGCAGATCAGGTAATTACAGGCTCGCTATTTAATGTTCTTGCCAGGATTGACTCGAATGGTCCTGGTAAACAGAAAACATCCATCTGTTATGGCGGCTAATTGTAGTTATTGTTCAGCCTAGTCATATGGACCACATTCGGATTCAACATGAAATGCGGTCtaatttaagaaaaaagtgcatGTTTTTCCTGTGTTCAGATTGATTGAAagccactgttttttttttattctgttttgtcTGCAAATGCTTCCGtgattaaaacatttaatgtaACAAATGTATCGCATTTGAAATTAACCCAAGAAATGTTTTGCTCCATTATAAAGGACTATATAGTGTCATTGTTATGTAAAGTTTTAAACTCGAAATAAATTAAAATTACCCTTAATCCttaaaataaatatcagtaatATTCCAGTTTGGAGCAAGGCTCTAAAAATTGTTGTCCAGTCCACGTATGTCAAATAAACCCAAAAGGATGGGGTCAACTTTTAGCTATAGATAAATCCTGTGTTGAAGTGATAATACCGAATGAAAGCGATCATTATTGTCCATCCTTCGCATGTAGCGCTTCAAATACAACCACTTTGTAACTTCATCCCTTTCCAGTGTTGGCGTGCGAACATCTCAGTGCTAGCCTGCCCTCCACCTGCCTTCCTCTGTCTATTAAGAGCATCAGGAATATACCACTATGTGTAGTCCTCGATGAACATCAAAGATATGTAGCTCTAAAAAGTACACATTATAAATCCCTGTGTCGACAATTTGTAAACCGTTCTGTAGTCGGCGTGCCCGTGGGTGTATTTAGTCCCTACGTTCCGATCGCGAGGGTATAGCCTTCCCCTTTCTGGGGGCTCAGCGGGGGGGGCTTCAACACTTATGTGCACTATGGCCCTCCATGTCAACAGCTCCCCGCTTCTCGgaatcgcccccccccccctggggacACGAACACA comes from Gadus macrocephalus chromosome 2, ASM3116895v1 and encodes:
- the emc10 gene encoding ER membrane protein complex subunit 10 isoform X2, translated to MACSLPIRISICCSVVLLICTHLASANNGRKVGDAVDTEFSGFSVPLEHSFEVDDLATFRVRGALILKPGREPAVSLSQNQLSEEDRTKLKEVAAVDGLYRIRVPRVSLQTDRMSERPMEGHLSAFVRACAMVESHLSDVITLTTDVSGYLIGVSIVTLPGACRGSEVEDEVDLEAFNTTLSVSAPVSAAGPETALFIERLNMEIEKKGKNPQEQKSFFAKYWYLILGGAIFLMVSSSAQPPAGGAGEQS
- the emc10 gene encoding ER membrane protein complex subunit 10 isoform X1 gives rise to the protein MACSLPIRISICCSVVLLICTHLASANNGRKVGDAVDTEFSGFSVPLEHSFEVDDLATFRVRGALILKPGREPAVSLSQNQLSEEDRTKLKEVAAVDGLYRIRVPRVSLQTDRMSERPMEGHLSAFVRACAMVESHLSDVITLTTDVSGYLIGVSIVTLPGACRGSEVEDEVDLEAFNTTLSVSAPVSAAGPETALFIERLNMEIEKKGKNPQEQKSFFAKYWMYIVPLVLFLMMSGAQDQSGGGASGGAANGGGR